The Vigna radiata var. radiata cultivar VC1973A chromosome 6, Vradiata_ver6, whole genome shotgun sequence DNA segment AAAGAATGAAaggtaattttaatattattttgagtCGATATATGTAACTGTAATTACGATGTATgcatttttgtgaaaatttggAATGTTTGGCAGGAATGGATGTGGTGGTTTCTGTTATTCCAAATAGAATCCACAGTGTCCAAACAACAAGGTCATGGGACTTTCTTGGCTTCCCTGAAAATGTCCCAAGAACGGAGGTAGAAAGTAACACAATCGTTGGAGTAATCGACAGTGGAATTTGGCCTACTTCCTCTAGCTTCACCGACGGAGACTTTGGTCCACCACCACAGAAATGGAAAGGAACATGCTATAACTTCACTTGTAATAAGTAAGTGATGTTTGTTATAACATGCTACAACACATATacctaaattaaagaaataaaattttcaacataataattattaaaagataaaactaaacGTTGATTTACTTATAGCAAAATCATTGGAGCAAAATATTTTCGTCTTGATGGTGATTTCGCCGAGGAGGACAGAATATCTCCAACTGATACCACTGGTCACGGGTCTCATTGTGCATCAACTGCGGCTGGAAACCCTGTTAGGAATGCATATTTATTTGGGCTTGGCTTAGGAACAGCAAGAGGAGGAGTTCCATTAGCACGTATTGCTGTGTATAAAGTTTGCTGGACAAATTATTGTAAAAGTGCTGACATTCTTGCAGGATTTGATGCAGCCATTACGGATGGTGTTGACATTATATCTCTTTCAGTGGGACCTACAAAAGTCATGCACATGGAATATTTTGAAGATATATATGCAATAGGAGCCTTCCATGCAATGAAGAGAGGCATATTAACTTCTCAAGCTGCAGGCAATTTGGGTCCTTTTCCTTACACAATGTCAAATCTTGCACCCTGGTTCATTTCCGTGGCTGCTTCCACCATAGACAGAAAGTTTTTAACCAAACTCCAACTGGGCAATGGCCTAATCTTCCAGGTAATTATCCCTTTAAATTCTCccacttattttttaaaatattaaaaaactgaCATAAATTATTTTCCTCAACAGGGAATTTCAGTGAATACATTTAGTCCAACACAGAAGAGTTACCCTTTAATTTATGCGGGAGATGCACCAGCCGCTGGATCTAAAAGTTCCACATCCAGGTACCAGCATTTTCCAATATCTCATTTTAATTATCtgattaaatttcttttttattttctttctttatttatataatttaatatacttCTTTTATTCTAAAGGGTTCAATTTGATGTCTGAATCTTCTCCaatattcaattttcattttccatataaTAAGTTGAATCAGTTAAAGAAGGAAGAATATTGAATTAATGGGTTACCACTtgtaacaatttcaaattttatcactacaataatattataatttatcttttaaaaaatgttacacATAATGACAGTTTAAAACGGTCACtataataaatactaattagtttttagaagaaaaaaaacgtttcatttttaaatataatgaaattataaaactttcataaaatttttagtaaatttaatttaattaatcttagTTATTCAAGTGATAGTTGCTGAACCTCACTAGGTGcaattaatttcaaaacataaataatattttcaataaaaaaaattattaaattattgtagTGTTTTAATTGCATCTATATGTACAGTTGAAATAGTCACAAAGTATAGTTTATCCTATTCTTTATACGGTCAAACAACTGTATTCTTTAGATGGAGAAaacaatatttgatttttttttttagaaaatcaagTAATTAAATTGAACATCTAAAGAgggaaattgaattttataaataattaaaaaaattaaaggataatttaatttgattattttgtgtattttgttaCTAATCTTTCCTTCTGTTACAATTCAAAACTCCATTCTAACATTAGCAAAAGCCTTGAAAATTATTTGGATGGAGCTTTGGTGAAAGGGAAAATTGTTTTGTGTGATGGCTATACTCCTTCTCAATATGTGGGATTTGCTTCTGGGGCTGCTggtcttatatttatattcccTAGTACAGCCCCTTTAGTTGTGGCAGATATATATGCATTGCCAGCTATTAGCATTACCGCAAGTGATGGGGATACcgtattttcttatttaaggTCAACAAGGTATAAAACTTTTCTTCAATCTATAAAACATCATACATTAGTGCTGTATAATTTTTTGCAATTAGTCGTGATTATCTGATTTATATGTCATGTCACCGATTATTGAGTAATCCAGCAGCTACCATATTCACGAGTTACGAAGGAAAAGATTCATGGGCCCCGTACATTGCTCCTTTCTCATCAAGAGGTCCAAATAAGGTCACTCCAAATATTCTTAAGGTAACATCATGCTACAAAGTAAAATCAGTCCAACCGATTCAGACTTATTTCCTTACATCTAAGTTTTCTGCTGATGTTGTAGCCTGATATAGCAGCTCCAGGAGTTGATATTCTGGCTGCATGGTCTCCGATTTCTCCTATTTCTGGTGTTAAAGGAGACAGAAGAGTATCATATTTCAATGTAATATCTGGAACGTCAATGGCATGCCCTCATGTTACTGCAGCAGCTGCTTACGTCAAATCATTTCATCCCAACTGGTCTCCTGCTGCAATAAAATCCGCGCTGATGACAACTGGTATTTATATAACATAATGTAGTTATCAACCTTTTATAACCCTTGAAAAATGTAGGAAAAATGAGGGTGTGAAagaattaattaactttaaatgtATAAACATAAAGAGAAGATATGATAACCTAAAACCTAATGCACAAAGCAGTTTAAAGTACATTTTCTATTGGAAAAAAACTAGATTAACTTCAATTGTTTTGTGGTACAACTTAATTGCCAAGTATAGATGTTAAGGACCAAATTTGTTCGTTCATTATTTGCAGCTACTCCTATGAATCCTGTACTTGATGTACATGCTGAATTTGCTTACGGTGCGGGGCAACTCAATCCTTTGAAGGCAGCAAATCCTGGACTAGTTTATGATGCTGGTGAATATGATTATATTAGTTTTCTGTGTGGACAAGGTTATAGTTCATTAGCGCTGGAAATAATTACAGGAGATAACAGCAATTGCACATCAGCAAATAAAGGGTCTGTTTTCAACCTTAATCTCCCATCTTTTGCTCTATCAACCCCTCGGTCAAGCTACAACAATGTCACTTTTGGTAGAACTGTCACAAATGTTGGATCAGCTACATCCACATATAAGGCCACAATAACTGCATATCCATCTTCTCTAAATGTCCAAGTACTGCCAAATGTTTTGGCCTTTTCATCGTTTGGTCAGATGCTGTCTTTTACCCTTAAGATTGAAGGAAGCATTAATGCGGActtggtttctttttctttgatttgggACGATGGCACTTTTAAGGCAAGGAGCCCCGTTGTTGTTTATGTTCCATAAATCTTCTGCTACCAGCACTTGTCAGTGCAACAAAAAAACAACTTGAATGGCAAAGTTGTAAGCCTTGTAGGCTGCCAAATAAGTTTTCTCCAAACAATATTCCTGACAGTATTAGTTATTTAGTTCAAGTTCTACCAAAATGTGCCAAGGAGATATGTAccttaattattactatttatctAGACATTATAATTCTATCATAATTACTATTTAGACATTACAATTCCAGCTACATGTGGCATGAACAACTGATGTCTCTTTAAATGTATCTATTGTAAAGTTCAAATAAGTTTTCCCCAAACTATACTCCTTACTATTTCTTATGTAGTTCTTATGATTTTCTGAGAGTATTAGCAATGTAACAAAGGAACATATCTTTTACACATAACAAAAGTGACAAATGCGATAAATATATCAGATTATATATGTAcaaataaaggaaagaaaaatgcaaaaggatatttcaaatatttatctCACATaatcaattgaccaaaattATATGAATCCCGTCCCATTGGTTCATCACCTGCACATTTCCTATATACTGCATAAGCATAATTTTGGTCAGAGTTCAAgcagttaactgaactgtaaataaaaaaagttcactttttttttaaactaaactaCAAAGTggtaaaagttaatttttggtaaaaataatttagtttttctaatataatatagtacaataaaattaattatgctCAATCCTAACATTCTGTCTATCAAGTTTTTCTGTGTTAAAGTTATTTAGCAAGTTTTGACATATGAGAATATCTGAATGCAAAAAAAGTCATCTAGTAT contains these protein-coding regions:
- the LOC106763314 gene encoding cucumisin — its product is METRVKLFLKLAPDTLVHSYKSFNGFVARLTKEESERMKGMDVVVSVIPNRIHSVQTTRSWDFLGFPENVPRTEVESNTIVGVIDSGIWPTSSSFTDGDFGPPPQKWKGTCYNFTCNNKIIGAKYFRLDGDFAEEDRISPTDTTGHGSHCASTAAGNPVRNAYLFGLGLGTARGGVPLARIAVYKVCWTNYCKSADILAGFDAAITDGVDIISLSVGPTKVMHMEYFEDIYAIGAFHAMKRGILTSQAAGNLGPFPYTMSNLAPWFISVAASTIDRKFLTKLQLGNGLIFQGISVNTFSPTQKSYPLIYAGDAPAAGSKSSTSSKSLENYLDGALVKGKIVLCDGYTPSQYVGFASGAAGLIFIFPSTAPLVVADIYALPAISITASDGDTVFSYLRSTSRDYLIYMSCHRLLSNPAATIFTSYEGKDSWAPYIAPFSSRGPNKVTPNILKPDIAAPGVDILAAWSPISPISGVKGDRRVSYFNVISGTSMACPHVTAAAAYVKSFHPNWSPAAIKSALMTTATPMNPVLDVHAEFAYGAGQLNPLKAANPGLVYDAGEYDYISFLCGQGYSSLALEIITGDNSNCTSANKGSVFNLNLPSFALSTPRSSYNNVTFGRTVTNVGSATSTYKATITAYPSSLNVQVLPNVLAFSSFGQMLSFTLKIEGSINADLVSFSLIWDDGTFKARSPVVVYVP